A portion of the Mycobacterium paraseoulense genome contains these proteins:
- a CDS encoding esterase family protein: MGPRRGLLAVLRAFCVAALLAGLGGVTVPSGLTGQARAAGYENLMVPSAAMGRDIPVAFLGGGPHAVYLLDAFDAAPDVSNWVTAGNAMNTLAGKGISVVAPAGGAYSMYTNWEQDGSKQWDTFLSSELPDWLAANEGLAPGGHAVVGAAQGGYAAMALAAFHPDRFRYAGSMSGFLYPSETAFAGAILAGLQQFGGINGNSMWGPPQLGRWKWHDPQVHAALLAQNDTRVWVFSPTTPTASDPASMLGAGDQAQGVNRTFYQQYRNVSGRNGHFDFPTDGDHGWGSWGPQLGAMSGDIAGTIR; the protein is encoded by the coding sequence ATGGGACCCAGGCGGGGTTTGTTAGCGGTTCTGCGGGCGTTCTGCGTCGCCGCGCTATTGGCTGGTCTGGGCGGTGTGACCGTGCCGAGCGGGCTCACCGGACAAGCCAGGGCAGCCGGATATGAAAACCTGATGGTTCCGTCGGCAGCAATGGGCCGCGATATTCCGGTGGCCTTCCTGGGGGGCGGGCCGCACGCGGTTTATCTGTTGGACGCTTTTGATGCCGCCCCGGATGTCAGCAATTGGGTCACCGCGGGCAATGCGATGAACACGCTGGCCGGCAAGGGCATCTCGGTAGTCGCCCCGGCCGGGGGCGCATATAGCATGTACACCAATTGGGAGCAGGACGGCAGCAAGCAGTGGGATACTTTCCTGTCCAGCGAGCTGCCTGACTGGCTGGCCGCCAACGAGGGCCTGGCTCCCGGTGGCCACGCAGTCGTCGGAGCCGCTCAGGGTGGCTACGCTGCGATGGCGCTGGCCGCCTTCCATCCCGACCGCTTCCGTTACGCCGGTTCCATGTCGGGCTTTCTGTACCCGTCGGAAACCGCGTTCGCTGGCGCGATCCTCGCAGGCTTGCAGCAGTTCGGCGGCATCAACGGCAATAGCATGTGGGGTCCCCCGCAGCTGGGTCGGTGGAAGTGGCATGACCCTCAGGTCCATGCCGCACTGCTAGCCCAGAACGACACGCGCGTGTGGGTCTTCAGCCCGACGACGCCCACGGCCAGCGACCCGGCATCCATGCTGGGAGCTGGCGACCAGGCTCAGGGTGTCAACCGAACGTTCTACCAGCAGTACCGCAACGTCAGCGGACGCAACGGCCACTTTGACTTCCCAACCGACGGCGACCATGGCTGGGGCTCATGGGGCCCGCAGCTGGGTGCCATGTCGGGCGATATCGCCGGAACCATTCGCTGA